CGTAGCTGAAAAGTTCGTCTTGCACCTTGATGACTTTGGCTTCCTGAAGGAATGGGTATCCAACGAAGCATCGATGGCCTATTTTGGCCTTCCAAGTTTCTATCTTGGTACGATTCTCGGTTTCAGTCAGTGTGACACAGATGCTTGGGTTTCTGCTGTCAGCCTGGAATACATTAACACCGTACCCTTCAACGAGTTGGGCGGTATACGGAAGGGTGTGCAGCGAAGGGAAGCCGGCCAGTGCATCGACGCTTAGCAAAGCACCGTTAGTCAAGCCTGACAAGTATTCAAGTCCCTCCATGTCCGGAAGGTCGAAGATATTCTCAATACAGCGACAGTTCTGGATCTCAGGGAAAACACCAGGTAGTGGTGAAGGATACACAAAATCGACTTCAGGGGAATATGTGAACTTCAGAGGAACGCCAAACCCGTTGCGAGCCTTCTCATCAGGTTCCAGCAACTCATTTTTGGGGGCCATCGCGGCCAATAAGCGCTTTTCGTCGATGAAGGGGAATCTTGATAACTGCTTCCCAGTCCATTTTCTTCCCATTCATGTCCAGCTCGAAGTCTCGTGGATAGAAGTCAATGATTGGAGAATCAGGATTCGTCATCAGGTCGTGGTAAACCTTAGGGACGATCTTCTTACTCCGGTCCGGCAACACGCCCATGAGTTGTTCGTACGGCAAAAAAGGTTGGCCTtttttgaagttgaggtCCGCACCAACACCCTTGACGACATCTACGTTTTGTCAGCTACAAGAACTCATATACCGCCGTATCACATACCTGAGATAAGAGGTGCAAAATGGTACCCGTAGAACCAAGGCCATGATGCAATTCCTTGATAGTAGTAGTACAAGACCCACTGAAGACCCTGGACGTAGTTCTCACAAAGCGCTGTAAGCTCCTTGTCGTAATTGTCAGGTGCCCACTCTTCAAACTTCTGGAGATAGTATTTTGTCTTCCAACCCTGGTACTTGTCTTGGTAGAGCTTCTCGTAATGCTTCTGAGCATCTTCGGGAGTCAAGTCGATCACCAATGCCTTGTCGTACGTCTTCATTACCCGGTAGGCAGCTAGATTgccctcctcatcgtcatcatcatcctcttcgtcgtcgtcggcatcatccttgaccttCGGGGGGAAAGATACAATCAGATGACGGTGCCCCTCATCGTCCTCCTTAGTGGACCACTGGAGGTGCATTGAATCAGCCAAATCCTGAACAAACTTAACGATCAGCAGGCTTGAGACTTGTACCGAGGTCCAAAGGTTGTTCGGAGCGTTTCGAAATGTAGGGTCGAATCTTTTGTTTCCATAAATCGCGCTGCGCTGAGGTGATCACCAGCTGACCCCCTTTGGGCGCTTTAGCTTCGGCGTTTTTGTTTTCGAGTTTCTTTTCCATCTGTTTCGACGCGAACCATTTTTCATCGGATACGTCGTTATCGAATGCATCGATTTCGGTCTTGGAAAATTCACCCGAAGAGGCGCCGTAATCGCTCAATTTTGATACCTCCAATTTTCGTTCATGTTTCCATCGCATTTTGGGAGGATAGATTTGGTGGCTTCTAAACATTTTCCGCCAGAGCACCCTTCATTAATGTGCAAAACTGGGGTAAGTTGGGGCAAGAAAATCGTTTCCCCCGAAGAACGCCATCAAAATAAAAGTCATCAATGACTCTTTCCAGATCAAAGGGAAAACTCAGGGCCCCGTCCTCTTGAAGCTCCTGAAATTCCATCTCCAAATACTCCCTCACTATGCAAAGATGAAGCAGATAGAAGTTCTGGTGCTCGAGTTCTTTGGACTTGGTCTTTGACGCCCGTCCAAATGTAACCTCTTCTCGGAGAAGACAGAAATGAGGGTCATGGCTGAGCAGACCGAGCATGATCAGATCAGCATCAAGACCATAAAGACAGTGCCTGACGTTTTGGTTGTAGTTCGGCTGAGCTTTAGCATTTCGAATATATTCCATGATCTTGTGCTCTCCCTCGCCAGGAACTTCGTGGCCGGATAGCACAATTTCACAACCCTGCCAATCTGTGTCCTCGGACaccttcttgttgacaaaATACCTCAATTGCTGGGATAATTTTGCCATGAACTCCGTTCCTGCGACTTATCAGATTTTGTCATTGATATTCCTGGTAAATTTAACATACCAGGGGTGATGCAGTTGCTGTCGAACGGTTCCTCTTTGGGAATCTCAACACCTTCCTTGATGGCCTTTTCACGggccttctcagcatcgaGCGCAGTCCTAAAACGTCGAGAACGTTGCTGGTTCATCTTGGCTCGTGGCGCAACACCATCAATAGCCATGAAGAAGAGTTGTTTGGGCTTAATCTTTCCAAACAAATGCTCAATGTAGTTGAATATGCGAATGAACATTTCCTCCTCGCTGAGACGGAATGATACATCCTCGCCCGCATCCTTATGGGTACAGTTATGGATGATACCATTCATGTCGAGCTAGGCGACGGTCAGCATGCATGCGTAGAGGGATGACAGGAGGCATCGGACAACGAACATAAAGGCAGTCGAATTCGGGTATTCGGTTTTCTGCGATGAGTTGAGAAATGGCAGGATATCGTTCGGAGAGCCATCTGAAGAACTTGGGGACACTGCGACGAAAAGAATCAGCTATTGAAGGTAGAGATGAAGAGCAGCGAGAGGTACGCACCCCATCTTGACGGGTCGTGGACAGTTTCCAGTCCACACAAAATGTCAAATGTATTGAAAGTGATGTTTTATTGGGAACACACCCCTAAGAAACTGGGCGGGAAACGTGGAAAGTCCTGTAAAAACAGGATCGCGGGACAGGAGAGTAAGTCAACGTGGCGGCAAACAATCTGTGAGCGGATGGTGCTATAGCTGAGCGATCAGACCTCAGCAAGTGATACTGCACGATACTCCGTAGATGAGTAGTATCGTAGGGTACCGTCGAGTTCCGTGAGGGTTTATGAGGtagaaggtgaagatgaaggcgaaTCGTGTTATCGTGAAGTCCAAGAGTCATTGAGGGAACCCAGGACCTACGGCGAGATGGTGGGGCTCTGAACCTGTGATGGAGGGGCTCAGTGATCTACCTTTATAGTACTTATGCTCCCCGATAACTTGTGTGGTATAAGAAGTACTGCCTATGTACCTTAACTGCTCTACTCCCCGCTGTGAGTCAATTGCCCGTGGCGGATTGTGGGGTACTCTAGCCACAGGATCTTCCACTCGCTGTGGCTCACCGTTGCTAGGTGCTGTCTGTCACTTTACGCGCGACGCGACCTTGGGCACTTTTCAGCCTTCCTGGTCAACTACactcatcatcctcagccGTGCACACAATTTCTTACCACCAACGATTTGCTAGGTTACCTACTTTGCCTTTACCATTATCTTACGCATTTTCTTCACATTCTAAATAACCTCAAAATATTCAACTCAGCAAATACGAAAAGTTATCATGGCACCTGCTCAATCCGCAGAGCGCGATGTTGACAGTGAGTTTGCGCTTCACAAGCAAGCAATTAAACTTGCCCGTAACCGCAAACTTGCACAGACATGGTTACTGACATTAATGCAGTCGAGATGACTcacgaagatgatgatgatcagGGCGAGCGCATGATTAATGAAGGTATGGAGAAAACAATGACAAGAATATGGACTAATCGTACTAACACTAAACAGAGTACAAGACATGGAAGAAAAACAGCCCGTTCTTGTATGACATGATTCTCGGGCAAGTCATAGGTCTTTGATCACTACCACGAATTCTTGATCTAACGTTCATCTTCCAGAACGGCTCTGACTTGGCCGACTCTTACAGTCCAATGGTTTCCCGACGTCAAGGAGCCAGAGGGCAAGAACTACTCAGTTCACCGCCTCCTGCTTGGCACTCACACTTCGGATGAGAGCCCCAACTTTCTTCAGATTGCCAATGTTCAGATTCCAAAGGCTGTAGCCCCCAATCCCAAGGACTATGATGAGGAGCGAGGCGAGATTGGTGGCTACGGCAAGCCTGGTGATGTCGCTGCTATCAAGTGTGAGATTGTTCAGAAGATCGAGCACCCCGGAGAAGTTAACAAGGCTCGATATCAGCCTCAGAACCCTGACATCATCGCCACTCTTTGTGTGGATGGcaagatcctcatcttcgACCGAACAAAGCACCCTCTCCAGCCCACTTCCCTTGGAAAGGTCAACGCTCAGATCGAGCTTGTTGGACACAAGGCCGAAGGTTTCGGCCTGAACTGGAACCCTCATGAGGAGGGGTGCTTAGCGTCTGGTAGCGAGGATACCACAATGTGTCTTTGGTAAGTATTTATCACTGGTACTCAGAATGCTCTGCTCACATACTGTACTTAGGGACTTGAAGACCCTTAAGGGTGATTCGAGGATCCTCAATCCTTCTCGCAAGTACACTCATCACACCCAGATCGTCAACGACGTTCAGTATCATCCAATCTCAAAGAACTTCATCGGTTCTGTGTCCGACGATCAGACTCTCCAAATTGTTGACGTACGTCACAGCGAGACCGCCAAGGCAGCAGTTGTTGCTAAGCGTGGCCATCTTGATGCGATCAATGCTCTGGCGTTCAACCCCAACTCGGAAGTGCTCGTGGCCACTGCCTCAGCCGACAAGACGATCGGCATCTGGGACCTCAGAAatgtcaaggagaaggtcCACACTTTGGAAGGTCACAACGATGCTGTTACATCCCTAGCCTGGCACCCGACTGAGGCTGGTATCTTGGGAAGTGCCAGCTATGATCGAAGAATCATCTTTTGGGATCTTTCGCGGGTTGGCGAGGAGGTATTGCCCGACGACCAGGATGATGGTCCCCCTGAATTGTACGTCCAGAAACTGCCAGGGCTTGATTTTAATAAAAAGCTAACAAATCTAGACTCTTCATGCACGGCGGTCATACAAACCATTTGGCTGACTTCAGCTGGAATCTCAACGAGCCTTGGCTTGTAGCAAGCGCTGCGGAAGACAATCTGCTGCAGATCTGGAAGGTAGCTGAGTCCATTGTCGGTAAGGACGACGGCGACTTGCCTGTCGATGAGCTCGACCGATAGGTGAGGTGGAAGTTCGTGGAGAAGTTCCGGTCTTCATAGGATGAGGAGACGCAGCAGCTCTGGAGGCGGTGGCTTCAAGAGACAGATGCCACCAGCATTGAGGGGCGACATAGCTATCCTAGTGCCAAGGATTCAAGTACTCAAAGGGGGCTTGGGGCCTAAAGGAGATAACAAACAAATTATTCACGTGTCTCCCTGGATTAAATAAAATGCTTTTTGTTCTTCAGTACTCCAGCTCTTTGCAGTGTCGCGAATTTCTCGCGAGTGCGTGGCACCGTTGACACTGGCAGCACCTGGCGGCTCATCTCTTGTCTCTAGTGGACCTGGTGACTCTTCTTCCCACGGCAACTTAGGTGCCCTAGTTCGATACTGTTTGTTCCCTGTTGTTCGAGTCCGTCGTCAGTGGCCAGCCGCCTGGCTATTGTTTCTTGAATCATGCCCCACGAAGCACGACTAGGTATCTTTGCACTACGATTTTCTACTTCAGCTTTCTACAATTACACTGCCGCAAATCTCGCTACATCATTTAACCACCTCTGAGCTTTCATCTATTCTTTCTTCGCAATCCCTATGGCTTCCAACCCATCTCATCCAGATGCGGGACCATCTGCACCACACAACGTCCCTCGTAATACCTTCAACATGCAGCCAGCTACGAGTAACACGGCTCAGTCCGGTGTCAACTCTCAGACTACTCCCCAGGACCAgggccaaggccaagtccAGTCCCCAGATGAGCTCCTCACACATCCAGAGCGGCAATTTGAACTCCTAACAGATGGCATGCGACGTCGCCTCGAGGAAGCAGTTGCTCGCGAATCTCGCACAAACGAAGAACTTGCCGCAATGGGCGTCGATCCTGAAGACTATGGCGAACATGGGAACAAATATATGGACACAAACATCGATCTGGGCCCTGATGTCGAAATCAAGGAGCCTGACAGTCAACTAAGCATCGCAAAGAGGGTCAAGTTCTCGAAAGCTTATGCTCATGGTCTCTTTGAAGGAGAGAATCCCTATGAAATTGAGAATGAAGTTGATCATCTCACCCTAAGTCTCAAGCACACCAGTCTCGATCTTATCACGGCTCTCTGCTGtaaccttgagcttgccatTGAGATTGGTAAGCACCTCTCTCCCAGAGACATCGTGGGCCTGTACATCGCCAGTCCTGCATTTCGAAAAGCAATTACAGGACATATGCTCTCCTGCATTCGTATGTGGATTGACACCAATGCGCCCGAGGCTGGGAAAGTCTTTCACTGGAAGCTCTATGGCAAAACCCTCATCAAGGATCCAGCGAACCGCAACTCGAGTACTCATGATGCTCGGTTCCTTGAAGGCCGCTGGGAAACCACGAAGACAAACCCCAGCCAGATTCGACTGATTCCTGGTTTCAAGTACCTTGAGTTGGTCATCGGCCGTGATCGATACTGTCGCGAGATCATCGCAATGATGGCTCGCATGGGTTTTCGTATGCCACACACAATGCACAGCACCCTTCTCCGACTCTGGGTCTTACTTGACATCCCTACTACGCGCCAGAGACAACTGTTCCTGAGAAGCAGAAAGTATTGGACCGACATCCACCTCTACAACGCGCAGTTCTTTATGGTCAAGCTTTCGATGGCCTTTACACACCCCTTTTTCAGCCCGATCAGCATTGACATGGTTAAGCTCATGATGGGTCAGAAAGGTTTGTATCCCCTGTGGCAATGCCTCATGCGACAGAAATACAGGACTATGTCAGAATGCATGGAGCTCAAGGCCCGCTACGACTTGCTCCTCCCTAGATCTGTTTGGGGTCTCATTCAGAGAGAAAAATACCCCTCGGCTTATGGGGTTCCTGTCCACGAGGTTGGCCTTGGTCACCTGGAAGGCTGGGGTAAAGGCGTCCTTCATCTCGGGCGCCCTGATCAGATATTGCCGATCGAAGCAGTCTCCCGTGGACTCCATCTAGACGACCACATCACTCAAATGATGGTATGGGGCTatattgactttgagacGGGAGAGAACCTCGTCCCTACCGAAGAAGAGATGTACATCtcagatgaagatgagaagctcaacaaagCCGACAACACTCACCATTGGCAGCGCAAGCACGCTCTCAAGAAACGCTGGAATGAACTCACCCCTGAACAGCAACAGGAGATTAAGGACGATGATGCGGATGAACACCTCCGTGCTATGGCCTGGTCATCAGTTGACCACGAGGACCTAGACTGGGACAGGGAGTCCGACGATGCTGACGACGAGAGCGACGGCGAATACGACATCAACGCCGAGATCAACCGTGGATATCGCATGCCTGCCACACCTAACGAAAGCTCATCACCTGAAGATAGCATGAGCGACATACCAGCTGGTGGAGAGGCAACTCGCGTCGGGAATCAGGAAATTTCTGCTGACGAAGTCGCTGAGACGATGGGAGGAATGGACGTCCCTGTTCGAAGAGAGGAGATTGGGGCCTGGAATACCACGCTCAGCGAACTCTTCGTCAACTCACCCCCTGAAGTGAATGATGCCGATTACAAAATGGCCAGGACTTGGGACATCTGGTTTACCAATGGAAGCTCTGGTCAACCCCCTTTCGCCACCGCGCCCAATACGATGGGTATCCAGAACCAGGCTGCCGGTAACAACTTGAACAACAATGGTCAGTAGGGTTATGAAGGAGTGAAGGTACAAAAGACACTTGCAACTTCAAAACGCATGGCATAAGATCACCCTGGTTAGACAACAAGCGAATAGCGAATCCTTGTACCACTCTTGATCAGTCAccttcttttgtttctggaCCCATAACTGGCTGGCCTCCAATGGAGGAAAAAGGAGAAAATAAGAGATTATAAGTCAAAGTACTTCTTGAGCATCCTATATTGATCTAGTATGCAAGACATAATGTGAAAAGCAGGGAGAGTTGATGTCTAAAGAATTACCTATCGATCATGAGAGGGTAGTTCAatgagaggaagaaataCAATATGTAGACGAAATAAATGACAACCTCCAACGGCCATAGCAGCCGGCCTAATCGATCTTGCCCAGCCAAGTTTCTGAACCCTATTGTGTAGACAAAGTCATAGTCCCTAGTAGAACTGTAAGGAATCCAGATAGTACCTAGGTAGGACTGGCGACATGCTCCCACATCGTCAGCTCCTGTGAACAGCAAAGATGCAGCTTTAGCCAGCGCATGGAACATAACATCCATTTTGACACCCCGACTCCTCCCTACCGTGGCTTAGGTTCCTATTAGCCACCCCATCCTGCTCCCCAGCACCTGCGCGTCCCAAGCAAAATCAGATGAAGATAGAAAGATGCAGAGATTATCAAGACAACTGAGCAACGTGAGAAAGACAATGTCAAACTCATATGGGAGAGAATGAGTGACAGCGGTAAAAACAGAAGATGAGGGTAGATATGAGAGACAGGCAATAGAGAAAAACAGTTAGTTTGTCGGGTAATGAGCCGCCGACTTTGTGTGAACTGGATAACTGAGTCAgacaaaggccaagaaatATCCGTACACACTCCCCTTCGCTATGCACCCAACCCCGTAACCGTTTTCCAGCAATACCACCACCAGCCCCTGAAGCCCAGAGACCAGAGACCAGAGACCAGAGACCAGATCGCCAACAGCTCTACGGATCTTCCTTTGCCCTCATGGCAAGAGGAGGAAAGAAAAGCCGCAACATGCCGTCTCCAGTCTTGTGAAACATAAAACAGACAGCGGCCCCAGTAAGCAAAGCCCGTACCATATGGACTCAACCGGCAACACCAGAGAAAGGAGGCCCTGGTCCCAGCAAAGTAAGCAAGTCACTTTTGTCTTCCCAACCTTTGAAATTTTGTAACACATCCCGCCTTATAATCAATTATCCGTCACTCCGACCAGACCTTCCGAACCAATACACACACCGTTCCACCTTTCCTTTGATAGATCTGATTGCACAGGGTTTGCAGTCACAAGTGTTCTATGTTCGTCATCAAAGAAATTTCGCGAAAAAATAAAGCGGCACGTATCACCCGGGTCCATATACATGGAGGGGTGACCCAGGAAATACACAGCGGATCGGCTGTAACAGTCTTTTACTGTTTAAGCAGGCGACTTGTTAGGAGGGGCAGAACCACCGTTCTGGCGACCATCTCCTCCACTAACTGAAAGTCCTCCAATGCCGCTGGAAAGGAAAGCAAAGGGGTCGTTCTCGGTATTGCCACCGTTGTTGTTGGCGTTATTGTTATAAAAGTTGTTAGATGGCCCACCAGATGCAGGCCCATTGGTGGCTGACTGGAAcgcagcctcagcagcacgACTATCGAAAGGGCCAGCCGCATGGGAAGCAGGTCCAGATCCAAAACTGCCGTGAGTGTTCAGGGAGCTAGGGTAAGCGGCAGCACCACCTCCGAGACCCGAGGGAAGGTAGTGGCTGGGAGGGCCTCCAAAGTGTTGTTGATTGTAGCCACCACCGGAGCCGCCGAAGGAGCTACCAGAGCCGAATGGTCCGGGTCCTGGAGCACCTCCCATGGATCCCTGGTTCATCCCGTACTGAGAGGCATTGTCCATGGGAGAAGGGTATCCAGaatcagcaacaacagctgCGCCTGCGCGGCTGGCACCACATCGAAGACAGCAAACGTTCTTCGCGAAATTATGGTAGCCACAGACCTCGTTACCACACTTCCAGTCACCGGCACGGAAAGGCACCACACCGCTACCGCCCATACGACCACCGCCATGACCCATAGGCCCGTGGTGACCACCATGAGGAGGGGGGGGCATCATAGCAGGAGGTCCGTAACCATATCCACCACCGTAATTGTTGTTGCCGCCGCCCATATCGTTCGAAGGGCCGGCGCCGACAGCAGGGAACGAGCATCGGAAGCAAGCAGTTCGACGCTGGAAGTTGGAGAACCCGCAAGAAGGGCAGGTCCAGTCACCAGGCCTAGGGCGGTTCTTGCTAGGAGGGAACGGAGTCAGTATGTCCTGAGCGCGGTCGAGGACACGGCTGGAGGAGGGCGAGACCTCAATGGCCTTCTCATTAAGGGCACGACCATTCATACAAAGGCTCTCAGCGGCCTATAACTGGTTAGCATGACAGATAACACATGTTggcaacaagaagatggaaatgGCGCAAGATGAGACTTGATGAGGGAACTATTAGACTTACCTCCTCATGAGAAGAGAATACAGCAAATCCGGTGCCGGTGGGCTTATGCTGTTCAGGGGTTCGAAGAGTCCAGAATGCAATGGGTCGGCCACCGAACTGAGTGAACCAACTTTCGAGCTCGGACTGAGTAGTATCGTGGGGAAGTCCCGACATGTGAAGAACCTTGCTCCTCTCCGAGAGAAAAGCTCGAACATCGGCCCGGGCATCCATGGGCCGAGTCAAGACATCGGGATGCTCCTGGGGAGGCTGCGACTTACGAATCAACCCCCGGAGGACTCGGGCAAGAGTGACAGCCTCTTCCATCGCACGTCGTGGCGAGGCAGGAGC
This genomic stretch from Fusarium oxysporum f. sp. lycopersici 4287 chromosome 5, whole genome shotgun sequence harbors:
- a CDS encoding histone acetyltransferase type B subunit 2, which codes for MVTDINAVEMTHEDDDDQGERMINEEYKTWKKNSPFLYDMILGTALTWPTLTVQWFPDVKEPEGKNYSVHRLLLGTHTSDESPNFLQIANVQIPKAVAPNPKDYDEERGEIGGYGKPGDVAAIKCEIVQKIEHPGEVNKARYQPQNPDIIATLCVDGKILIFDRTKHPLQPTSLGKVNAQIELVGHKAEGFGLNWNPHEEGCLASGSEDTTMCLWDLKTLKGDSRILNPSRKYTHHTQIVNDVQYHPISKNFIGSVSDDQTLQIVDVRHSETAKAAVVAKRGHLDAINALAFNPNSEVLVATASADKTIGIWDLRNVKEKVHTLEGHNDAVTSLAWHPTEAGILGSASYDRRIIFWDLSRVGEEVLPDDQDDGPPELLFMHGGHTNHLADFSWNLNEPWLVASAAEDNLLQIWKVAESIVGKDDGDLPVDELDR
- a CDS encoding hypothetical protein (At least one base has a quality score < 10); translation: MASQQLPQLNIDRYVVIHVATTCDEHGVYVTKDSAEVIELGWILVDANSLEEITHESVLVKPVNTPITPLCTSLTTLTWEHVRNAGTFRDAITRFDTFATEYLTSKNLDFVFVTLDAWDLRVQLPREARDKAVVLPPYLQHSRTFDLRTEYQRWQQHHPESLPFGPSMLSNICAALEVEPVQSSAPIKHNLPFHLQALAPASPRRAMEEAVTLARVLRGLIRKSQPPQEHPDVLTRPMDARADVRAFLSERSKVLHMSGLPHDTTQSELESWFTQFGGRPIAFWTLRTPEQHKPTGTGFAVFSSHEEAAESLCMNGRALNEKAIEVSPSSSRVLDRAQDILTPFPPSKNRPRPGDWTCPSCGFSNFQRRTACFRCSFPAVGAGPSNDMGGGNNNYGGGYGYGPPAMMPPPPHGGHHGPMGHGGGRMGGSGVVPFRAGDWKCGNEVCGYHNFAKNVCCLRCGASRAGAAVVADSGYPSPMDNASQYGMNQGSMGGAPGPGPFGSGSSFGGSGGGYNQQHFGGPPSHYLPSGLGGGAAAYPSSLNTHGSFGSGPASHAAGPFDSRAAEAAFQSATNGPASGGPSNNFYNNNANNNGGNTENDPFAFLSSGIGGLSVSGGDGRQNGGSAPPNKSPA
- a CDS encoding hypothetical protein (At least one base has a quality score < 10) encodes the protein MLSNICAALEVEPVQSSAPIKHNLPFHLQALAPASPRRAMEEAVTLARVLRGLIRKSQPPQEHPDVLTRPMDARADVRAFLSERSKVLHMSGLPHDTTQSELESWFTQFGGRPIAFWTLRTPEQHKPTGTGFAVFSSHEEAAESLCMNGRALNEKAIEVSPSSSRVLDRAQDILTPFPPSKNRPRPGDWTCPSCGFSNFQRRTACFRCSFPAVGAGPSNDMGGGNNNYGGGYGYGPPAMMPPPPHGGHHGPMGHGGGRMGGSGVVPFRAGDWKCGNEVCGYHNFAKNVCCLRCGASRAGAAVVADSGYPSPMDNASQYGMNQGSMGGAPGPGPFGSGSSFGGSGGGYNQQHFGGPPSHYLPSGLGGGAAAYPSSLNTHGSFGSGPASHAAGPFDSRAAEAAFQSATNGPASGGPSNNFYNNNANNNGGNTENDPFAFLSSGIGGLSVSGGDGRQNGGSAPPNKSPA
- a CDS encoding exonuclease II (At least one base has a quality score < 10); the protein is MGVPKFFRWLSERYPAISQLIAENRIPEFDCLYLDMNGIIHNCTHKDAGEDVSFRLSEEEMFIRIFNYIEHLFGKIKPKQLFFMAIDGVAPRAKMNQQRSRRFRTALDAEKAREKAIKEGVEIPKEEPFDSNCITPGTEFMAKLSQQLRYFVNKKVSEDTDWQGCEIVLSGHEVPGEGEHKIMEYIRNAKAQPNYNQNVRHCLYGLDADLIMLGLLSHDPHFCLLREEVTFGRASKTKSKELEHQNFYLLHLCIRSAIYGNKRFDPTFRNAPNNLWTSVQVSSLLIVKFVQDLADSMHLQWSTKEDDEGHRHLIVSFPPKVKDDADDDEEDDDDDEEGNLAAYRVMKTYDKALVIDLTPEDAQKHYEKLYQDKYQGWKTKYYLQKFEEWAPDNYDKELTALCENYVQGLQCRQGCWCGPQLQKRPTFFAVRTTHGRVAGPEFPFIDEKRLLAAMAPKNELLEPDEKARNGFGVPLKFTYSPEVDFVYPSPLPGVFPEIQNCRCIENIFDLPDMEGLEYLSGLTNGALLSVDALAGFPSLHTLPYTAQLVEGYGVNVFQADSRNPSICVTLTETENRTKIETWKAKIGHRCFVGYPFLQEAKVIKVQDELFSYEMAENGKDIVTKDHNNREAADWAKEADYLENWHAKRLAITIGQVECLVYVHMLKGLIRTEEGALIKEYAENPSLRSTYAAQTIVDEVVNEDERFIEKEALPIEEEFPRGTRAFFLGEYAYGRPLEVAAHANNKAEIVVSMLKNKEPDFAKQIIHQAERSNPYTPSFAVAKQLGIHPLVLSKITSSYQIINSAGLRLNLGLNLKFEGRKLKVLGYSRKSHTGWEFSGMAIKLIADYMVAFPDFFAAIQREPQKSEVLETDLWNDPSVASQRVKEIVAWLKKQETSKFERVPLEAEQLDSEVVKALANVGEQIHAASQDIDIKKLRGVPRSALLKPSDAEMVLGSQNFTLGDRVTYVSAAGKVPIATRGTVAGISRTATALLLDVVWDTSFMSGTTLNERAPMFRGQTVASSSVLNTTNKQVISTTSKSQQRRPVIAAQGGYANVGVTQYKDAPAPGPLRGGWRGALNGSNPPGRNSPGRGRGNGARGGAPNLMHSTLVYRNGPPDGATQGQDANGHGTRGRGGRGRARGTHHSSPGPDGHRGVEPPQEQRYGNVPPPASLDSPRGRGRGRGRGGRGRGGASRGRGNGGAAADGTQG
- a CDS encoding histone acetyltransferase type B subunit 2 translates to MAPAQSAERDVDIEMTHEDDDDQGERMINEEYKTWKKNSPFLYDMILGTALTWPTLTVQWFPDVKEPEGKNYSVHRLLLGTHTSDESPNFLQIANVQIPKAVAPNPKDYDEERGEIGGYGKPGDVAAIKCEIVQKIEHPGEVNKARYQPQNPDIIATLCVDGKILIFDRTKHPLQPTSLGKVNAQIELVGHKAEGFGLNWNPHEEGCLASGSEDTTMCLWDLKTLKGDSRILNPSRKYTHHTQIVNDVQYHPISKNFIGSVSDDQTLQIVDVRHSETAKAAVVAKRGHLDAINALAFNPNSEVLVATASADKTIGIWDLRNVKEKVHTLEGHNDAVTSLAWHPTEAGILGSASYDRRIIFWDLSRVGEEVLPDDQDDGPPELLFMHGGHTNHLADFSWNLNEPWLVASAAEDNLLQIWKVAESIVGKDDGDLPVDELDR